One genomic window of Corticium candelabrum chromosome 21, ooCorCand1.1, whole genome shotgun sequence includes the following:
- the LOC134196199 gene encoding uncharacterized protein LOC134196199, whose amino-acid sequence MSGCRNPVSYEEAVRYLTDPEDGRYAEGVTESRKRVIRRFTQSRISRQHGILWYNEEKEDSKRQWIANFERQQQILQSIHDDTLGGCHLGRDKTHIKKVFLAWFGRGRGFLKTCATCQKANMNFKKTLSELKPIKVQRPWHRIGIDLVGPLPVTTFGHKYILTCIDYYTKWAEAGALCTKSASGVAQFLTTLFCRHGLPVHIMSDQGRELVNSLNGELFKLTRVNHIISTAYHPQTNGLVEKLNETLQRSLLKIVRENQGDWCKYLEQVVFAYSTSKQASTKYSPFFLLYGREPRLPVDVLTETEENLTDDTHTTSLSAEDLDAAIEEMVQLRKTIDIDVKKNISVAQQRQKAQYDARHRKGEYKVGDMVLLRNMKKLSRQGSKAEEAWLGPYEITEKAGNHTYYLKRSGDVNANKTLYSSTRLKPYNVRQQSGRRSVKTEDRHQDSSVDRPIPVLLQTSNATESLDKAPPLPCGKDDHKAKAPKSYVKVTLGCNLQWSHPSEDLLDKERLQCRLASLGFRVYDVLGDGNCQFTAVAHQIYSNDKYHTAVRKQAVDFIAKCHGRYEPFMTVPYSNYVKEMAATAWGDHLTLDSIANVYNTIHTVQQVHLCQLNIGQLQFSRNKSLCKRVEKDQSGFFLSREDEFLVNEVCTSESPDMVVGYCCDGQELTVRDLSTLKDSNWLNSQVVNSFMQNIAMELNNQGHNVFAYNSFLYTKLVTYGQKPLDHTWKWKKNVNLFQYHTVVIPIHLPGHWTVMVLDTVHKEMRYLDSLNPSERDICVAAHIKKFIKHEGQRFCVKATENWPCIVGSDILNFPRQTNGSDCGVSICLHALYEMLKLPYNYTQSQMASARAWIALTFCKNKKMPQKHLVTTTDDSDYTCANDNDVEIVEERTSALKDTDTYSRSHEIHTAIQTDSKEEEESQSEKELYTINCTTKEMETTLKKLESTGVIQTLLDVCPTQQPPNISRRVTIEESTRQWWHFNSGAKFSWPIIKKVLNYFLKRYFSNPSSARYMDPKDIDNFNEFMGNQETGFIVSNQDMLSSMSWPTII is encoded by the exons ATGTCCGGTTGCAGGAATCCTGTGAGTTACGAAGAAGCCGTTCGCTATTTGACAGACCCTGAAGATGGGAGGTACGCAGAAGGAGTGACAGAAAGCAGGAAGAGGGTCATTAGAAGGTTTACACAATCTCGGATATCTAGGCAGCACGGTATCCTGTGGTACAAcgaagagaaagaagacagTAAACGACAATGGATTGCAAACTTtgaaagacaacaacagaTCCTGCAgtcaatccatgatgacactCTAGGCGGCTGTCACCTTGGAAGAGACAAGACTCATATCAAAAAGGTATTTTTGGCATGGTTTGGGAGAGGACGTGGATTCCTCAAAACATGTGCAACGTGTCAAAAG GCAAATATGAATTTTAAGAAGACGTTGTCAGAACTCAAACCAATCAAAGTGCAGAGACCATGGCATAGAATTGGGATTGACCTTGTTGGTCCACTGCCTGTTACTACTTTTGGTCACAA GTATATTCTGACTTGCATTGACTACTACACCAAATGGGCAGAGGCTGGTGCTCTGTGTACTAAATCTGCATCTGGAGTAGCTCAATTTCTTACTACATTGTTCTGTCGGCACGGACTGCCTGTTCACATAATGTCTGACCAAGGAAGAGAGCTTGTAAACAGTCTGAATGGAGAGTTGTTCAAGCTGACTCGAGTAAATCACATTATATCTACAGCCTATCATCCACAAACAAATGGCCTTGTTGAAAAGTTAAATGAAACCCTTCAGAGGTCACTTCTGAAAATTGTTAGAGAGAATCAAGGCGACTGGTGCAAGTATTTGGAACAAGTTGTTTTTGCCTACAGTACGAGTAAACAAGCCTCAACTAAGTACTCCCCATTCTTTTTGCTCTATGGGCGAGAGCCAAGACTGCCAGTTGATGTACTTACAGAGACAGAAG AAAATTTGACTGATGATACCCATACAACTTCTCTATCCGCCGAGGATCTTGATGCAGCAATTGAGGAAATGGTCCAGCTGAGAAAGACAATAGATATAGACGTCAAGAAAAACATATCAGTGGCACAACAACGTCAGAAAGCTCAGTATGATGCCAGACACAGAAAAGGTGAATACAAA GTTGGAGACATGGTACTTCTAAGAAATATGAAGAAACTCTCTCGCCAAGGAAGCAAAGCAGAAGAAGCATGGTTGGGACCATACGAAATCACTGAGAAGGCTGGCAACCATACCTATTATTTGAAACGGAGTGGTGATGTTAATGCCAACAAGACCCTCTACAGCTCTACAAGACTCAAACCATATAATGTACGACAGCAATCAGGTAGAAGGAGTGTTAAAACAGAAGACCGACACCAAGACTCG TCAGTTGACAGGCCTATTCCAGTTTTGCTACAAACATCGAATGCAACAGAATCCTTAGATAAGGCTCCACCGCTACCTTGTGGAAAAG ATGATCATAAAGCAAAAGCACCAAAGAGCTACGTTAAAGTCACGTTAGGCTGCAATCTTCAATGGAGCCATCCTTCTGAGGACCTGTTGGACAAAGAACGATTGCAGTGTCGCTTGGCCTCCCTGGGATTCAGAGTATACGATGTTCTTGGAGATGGCAACTGTCAGTTCACGGCTGTTGCACACCAGATCTATAGCAATGACAAATACCACACTGCTGTCAGAAAACAAGCAGTTGACTTTATAGCAAAGTGTCATGGCAG ATATGAACCGTTTATGACAGTGCCTTACAGCAATTATGTGAAAGAGATGGCTGCAACTGCTTGGGGAGACCACCTAACACTTGACTCCATAGCAAATGTCTATAAC ACCATTCATACTGTGCAGCAGGTGCATCTGTGTCAACTGAATATTGGTCAGTTGCAATTTTCAAGAAACAAATCCCTCTGCAAGAGAGTGGAGAAGGACCAGAGTGGCTTTTTTTTGAGTAGAGAAGATGAATTCCTG GTGAATGAAGTATGTACAAGTGAAAGCCCAGATATGGTAGTGGGATATTGTTGTGATGGTCAAGAACTGACTGTACGTGACTTGAGCACTCTAAAAGACAGTAATTGGCTCAATAGTCAG GTTGTCAATTCATTCATGCAAAACATTGCAATGGAATTGAACAATCAA GGGCATAACgtatttgcatacaattcCTTCCTGTACACGAAACTGGTTACGTATGGACAAAAGCCACTGGATCACACATGGAAATGGAAGAAG AATGTCAACTTATTTCAATATCACACAGTGGTAATACCTATCCATCTTCCAGGCCATTGGACTGTTATG GTTTTGGACACAGTTCACAAGGAAATGAGATACCTAGATTCTCTGAATCCAAGTGAAAGGGATATATGTGTTGCAGCTCATATTAA AAAGTTTATCAAACATGAAGGTCAGAGATTTTGTGTGAAAGCGACAGAAAACTGGCCTTGTATTGTTGGAAGTGACATACTG AATTTTCCTCGACAAACTAATGGGTCAGACTGTGGAGTGTCTATTTGCTTG CATGCTCTATATGAAATGCTAAAATTACCGTACAACTACACCcaa TCACAGATGGCATCAGCCAGAGCATGGATTGCCTTGACATTTTGCAAGAACAAGAAAAT GCCACAGAAACATCTAGTCACTACAACTGATGACAGTGATTATACCTGTGCTAATGACA ATGATGTAGAAATAGTTGAGGAACGTACAAGTGCTCTCAAAGATACTGATACCTATAGCCGAAG TCATGAAATACATACTGCCATACAAACTGACAGTAAGGAGGAAGAAGAGTCACAGTCAGAAAAGGAATTATATA CTATTAATTGCACTACAAAGGAAATGGAGACAACACTGAAAAAATTGGAGTCAACAGGTGTCATCCAGACATTGTTGGACGTGTGCCCCACCCAACAACCACCCAACATTTCTCGAAGAGTGACCATCGAGGAGAGCACAAGGCAGTGGTGGCACTTCAATAGTGGAGCAAAGTTTTCATGGCCTATTATTAAAAAAGtactaaattattttttaaaacgGTACTTTTCAAACCCCAGTAGTGCAAGGTACATGGACCCAAAAGACATTGACAATTTCAATGAATTTATGGGGAACCAGGAGACTGGATTTATTGTGTCAAATCAAGACATGCTGTCTTCCATGTCTTGGCCTACCATCATCTAG